GAGGGCCCAAGATTACCGGATATCCATCCAGGGGCCGGTTATCGAAACCTGGCGGTATTGCGTCAGCAGGAGAAGAAAGTGGTGTCTGCCTAGATGCCATCGCGGGCAAGCCACGCTCCCACAGGTTTCGTATCGCTGGCGATATTTGTGGACGACACAAAACCCTGTGGGAGCGGGCTTGCCCGCGAAGAGGCCGGCACATCCAACATCGATGTCGCCTGTCACACCGCCATCGCGGGCAAGCCACGCTCCCACAGGTTTCGTATCGCTGGCGATATTTGTGGACGACACAAAACCCCGTGGGAGCGGGCTTGCCCGCGAAGAGGCCGGCACATCCAACATCGATGTCGCCTGTCACACCGCCATCGCGGGCAAGCCACGCTCCCACAGGTTTCGTATCGCTGGCGATATTTGTGGACGACACAAAACCCTGTGGGAGCGGGCTTGCCCGCGAAGAGGCCGGCACATCCAACATCGATGTCGCCTGCCACGCCGCCATCGCGAGCAGGCTCGCTCCCACTGGGGACGCGGCGGTGTTTTAAAGATTGTGTTAACCCTTCAGCCCAGCGGACCACCGCACGCTTTTGCCCATGGATAAGAGGTAAGCCTATGAGCGTGCATGAACTCAAGCGTCCGCCTATCGCGGACACCGCCGAATGGCAGGTCAGGGCCCCTCGTGCCCTGGAGCAGCTGCAGCACTGGGCGCAGGTCAGTCCGTTGCAGCCGGCCTTGCGCCACAAACGCCATGGTCAGTGGTTCGTCTGGCGCTGGATCGATGTTTTGCGCGATGTCGAGCGGTTGGCCGATGGTTTGCGTCAGCAGGGTTTTACCGAAGACTCGCGCCTGGCCTTGAGTGGTGTGTTCGAGCCAAATCTGTTGCTGCTCGCACTGGCCGCCCGCCATATCGGTGCCGAACTGCTGACGCTGCCGGACAACCTTGACCCCGAAGCCCTGCACAAAACCCTGTGGCGCAGCCGGCCGACCCACGCGTTCGTCCAGGGACGACAGACGCAGCAACTCTGGATCAATCAAGGCCAGCCTCTGCTGAATTTCGCCGAGTTACTCGGCCCGGTGGACCCTGCGCAACGCCTCAACCGCTGGAATCAAGACGCACAACTGTGGAGCGAAGAGGGCACCCAGTGGCAGCACGGCCTGACGGTGCTGCTGGAACAATGGCTGAGCAGCGGCCAATCCCTGGCTTTCCCGGAAAGCCCCGGCAGCGCCAGCCGCGACCGTCGTGAAGTGGCGCCGTCCGGGCTGCTGCTGTCGGTCGAACGCCTGCAACTATTGGCCGCGGAAATCGAAAGCCGCCTCGCCCCCAATGGCACTTGGCGTCGACGCCTCTGCGACTGGGCTATCGCCCATCCCGAAAAAGGCCTGCAACGGTTGATCAAGAATCGCGTTCGCCGCCTGTTGGGCTTCCACAACCTGCATTTCATCTGGCAAGCCACCCGCATTTCCGATGCTCAACCCGAGCCGACCTGGCTCGCTGAATTCAAACGGGACATCGCATGAGCTCGACTGATTCCATTTTGCAAGTCAGCGGTATATCCCTGTCCTTCAAAGGCGTGAAGGCGATCAATGAACTGTCGTTCGACGTGCGCCGGGGCGAGATCTGCGCGCTGATCGGCCCCAACGGCGCGGGCAAGAGTTCGTTGCTCAACGTGCTGAACGGCGTGTACCGCTTCGATGCCGGTTCGATTGTGTTCGAGCAACAGCCGTTCAAGCGTATCGACCCGTTGAGCGCCGCACGCCGGGGCATCGGCCGCACGTTCCAGA
The Pseudomonas lini DNA segment above includes these coding regions:
- a CDS encoding AMP-binding protein, whose product is MSVHELKRPPIADTAEWQVRAPRALEQLQHWAQVSPLQPALRHKRHGQWFVWRWIDVLRDVERLADGLRQQGFTEDSRLALSGVFEPNLLLLALAARHIGAELLTLPDNLDPEALHKTLWRSRPTHAFVQGRQTQQLWINQGQPLLNFAELLGPVDPAQRLNRWNQDAQLWSEEGTQWQHGLTVLLEQWLSSGQSLAFPESPGSASRDRREVAPSGLLLSVERLQLLAAEIESRLAPNGTWRRRLCDWAIAHPEKGLQRLIKNRVRRLLGFHNLHFIWQATRISDAQPEPTWLAEFKRDIA